A single window of Aphidius gifuensis isolate YNYX2018 linkage group LG1, ASM1490517v1, whole genome shotgun sequence DNA harbors:
- the LOC122860858 gene encoding 39S ribosomal protein L14, mitochondrial: protein MAFRGMMFSRGLHTTFVNNEVHKLTRLRVVDNSEIGKQAMAEGKPPKCIHIYNKRGFGLIGDKVLVAIKGEKKKGILVGLKQKQDKKVPRFDSNNLVLIDDNGTPLGTRIHVPIPHILRTLMKEKTHSKGADYTKLLAIAPRFV, encoded by the exons atggCATTTAGAGGAATGATGTTTTCACGTGGTTTACATACAACATTTGTAAATAATGAAGTACATAAATTAACAAGATTAAGAGTTGTTGATAACAGTGAAATTGGTAAACAGGCTATGGCAGAAGGTAAACCACCAAAATGTATTCATATTTACAACAAAAGAGGTTTTGGTTTGATTG gtGATAAAGTTTTGGTTGCAataaaaggagaaaaaaagaaaggtatacttgttggtttaaaacaaaaacaagataaaaaagtaCCAAGATTTGACAGTAATAATTTGGTTCTTATTGATGACAATGGTACTCCACTTGGTACCAGAATTCATGTACCAATACCTCATATATTACGTACattgatgaaagaaaaaactCACTCAAAAGGTGCTGACTACACAAAACTACTTGCTATTGCTCCAAGATttgtttaa
- the LOC122860855 gene encoding glutamate-rich WD repeat-containing protein 1 isoform X2 codes for MKPEPMEDDNPAKMEQSEEEESADDCEESMEEENVEDEEDDDDEEEDDDDDEDEEETNDTEVKKEVYLPGKEMEKGEELTVDMSAYRLLHKAQTGSPCLSFDVILDDLGSSRETYPMTMYLVAGTQAPRTHINNLIVMKMTNLTGNNETKESDDESDDEDEEKMPKMSVASIKHQGCVNRVRCTQLSGKTFAASWSELGRINLWNLDEQLKAINNPTLLSAYNKKLEKQDDCVKPIFTFKGHSSEGYGIDWCKTEQGVLATGDCKGNIHIWKPSNATWNVDQRPYNSHAPQSVEDIQWSPSEKNILASCSVDKSIKIWDTRVSPQTACKLTAVDAHDADVNVISWNPRESRFIVSGGDDGVVKVWDLRQFGKNNDSAVAIFKQHTAPVTTVEWHPDEGTVFATGGSDDQIAQWDLSVEPDQDNEKDNDIGDLPPQLLFIHQGQSDVKELHWHPQCPGVMISTAHSGFNVFRTISV; via the exons atgaagccAGAGCCAATGGAAGATGATAATCCTGCAAAAATGGAGCAAAGTGAAGAGGAGGAAAGTGCTGATGATTGTGAAGAATCAATGGAAGAAGAAAATgtagaagatgaagaagatgatgatgatgaagaagaggatgatgatgatgatgaagatgaagaagagaCTAATGATACTGAAGTTAAAAAAGAGGTATATTTACCTGGCAAAGAAATGGAAAAAGGTGAAGAATTAACAGTTGACATGTCAGCATATCGTTTATTGCATAAAGCACAAACTGGATCACCATGTTTAAGTTTTGATGTTATTCTTGATGATCTTGGTTCATCAAGAGAAACATATCCAATGACAATGTATCTTGTTGCTGGTACACAAGCACCTCGTacacatattaataatttaattgtcatgaaaatgacaaatttaacTGGTAATAATGAAACTAAAGAATCTGATGATGAATCAGATGATGaggatgaagaaaaaatgccAAAAATGAGTGTTGCATCAATAAAACATCAAGGATGTGTTAATCGTGTTAGATGTACACAATTATCTGGTAAAACATTTGCAGCAAGTTGGAGTGAACTTGGTCGTATTAATTTATGGAATTTAGATGAACAATTAAAAGCTATTAATAATCCAACATTATTATCagcatataataaaaaattagaaaaacaagATGATTGTGTAAAGccaatatttacatttaaaggACATTCATCTGAGGGTTATGGTATTGATTGGTGTAAAACAGAACAGGGTGTACTTGCAACTGGTGATTGTAAAGGTAATATTCATATTTGGAAACCATCAAATGCAACTTGGAATGTTGATCAACGTCCATATAATTCACATGCACCACAAAGTGTTGAAGATATACAATGGTcaccaagtgaaaaaaatattcttgctTCTTGTTCAGTTGATAAAAG tattaaaatATGGGACACAAGAGTTAGTCCACAAACAGCATGTAAATTAACAGCAGTAGATGCTCATGATGCTGATGTTAATGTTATATCATGGAATCCAAGAGAATCAAGATTCATTGTATctggtggtgatgatggtgTTGTTAAAGTATGGGATTTACGTCaatttggtaaaaataatgacagtgctgttgcaatatttaaacaacataCAGCACCAGTTACAACTGTTGAATGGCATCCTGATGAGGGTACTGTATTTGCAACTGGTGGTTCTGATGATCAAATTGCACAATGGGATTTATCTGTTGAGCCAGATCaagataatgaaaaagataatGATATTGGTGATTTACCAccacaattattattcattcatcAAGGACAAAGTGATGTTAAAGAATTACATTGGCATCCACAATGTCCAGGTGTTATGATATCAACAGCACATTCTGGTTTTAATGTTTTCCGTACAATCAGtgtataa
- the LOC122860868 gene encoding trypsin 3A1-like, with amino-acid sequence MFKVLFIVIFFVTSNTEGSRCGPSIFGRIINGRTTPITEIPYQVSLQIKSRHICGGSIIGREWVLTAAHCMERKNPESYTIRSGSTSNHEGGTVHTVSMLIKHELYGGNNNHPVHDIGLIRVKEKFIYDKTRMPIRIFKTGQLTPVGEYAMISGWGETHFGLPMKLQMAKVPIISKLHCHQAYEEQGGININQICAAFWEGGVDACYGDSGGPLVVRNRLAGIVSWARGCAMPCTPGVYTEVAPYFFWIGKKIGNILASEKKEKPN; translated from the exons atgtttaaagttttatttattgtaatattttttgtcacaTCAAATA ctGAAGGATCAAGATGTGGTCCATCAATATTTGGTCGTATAATAAATGGTAGAACAACACCAATAACTGAAATACCATATCAAGTaagtttacaaataaaaagtcGTCATATTTGTGGTGGCAGTATAATTGGTAGAGAATGGGTATTAACAGCTGCTCATTGTATGGAAAGAAAAAATCCAGAATCATATACAATACGTTCTGGTTCAACAAGTAATCATGAAGGTGGTACAGTACATACTGTTAGTATGTTGATAAAACATGAACTTTATGgtggtaataataatcatccaGTTCATGATATTGGATTAATACgtgttaaagaaaaatttatatatgataagACACGTATGCcaataagaatatttaaaactggTCAATTAACACCAGTTGGTGAATATGCCATGATATCTGGATGGGGTGAAACACATTTTGGTTTACCAATGAAACTTCAAATGGCAAAAGTAccaattatatcaaaattacattgtCATCAAGCTTATGAAGAACAAGGTggtattaatattaatcaaatatgTGCTGCATTTTGGGAAGGTGGTGTTGATGCATGCTATGGTGATTCTGGTGGTCCACTTGTTGTTAGAAATAGACTTGCTGGTATTGTTTCTTGGGCACGTGGTTGTGCTATGCCTTGTACACCTGGTGTTTATACTgag gttgctccatattttttttggataggaaaaaaaattggtaatatattagcaagtgaaaaaaaagaaaaaccaaattaa
- the LOC122860872 gene encoding uncharacterized protein LOC122860872, whose amino-acid sequence MGVLPGIPKRIQVSSCCCFSVRTACLIFGWFGLFTAVMNLFSLSTGNFEKNLPQEYQEMASKLVPKLFMTNLMSGLMSGALLVGVLKNKPKLMYPWIYMQFIGIVILLIVEIIIPFVVVAGFISNDNNDMSVLGAVLLFIGYVIFCVAIDALVIYLVAPVVVHCRQLSEMKRNQLSQSA is encoded by the exons aTGGGCGTATTACCTGGAATTCCAAAG AGAATACAAGTATCATCATGCTGCTGCTTCAGTGTGAGAACTGCTTGTTTAATCTTCGGCTGGTTCGGCCTC tttacagcagtcatgaatttattttcactcaGTACGGGAAATTTCGAAAAGAATCTTCCACAAGAATATCAAGAAATGGCTTCTAAATTAGTTCCTAAACTTTTTATGACTAACTTGATGTCTGGACTTATGAGTGGTGCATTGTTAGTAGGTGTTTTGAAg aaCAAACCAAAGTTGATGTACCCATGGATTTATATGCAATTCATAGGGATTGTTATTCTTCTAATAGTGGAAATTATAATTCCATTTGTTGTGGTAGCTGGTTTTAtctcaaatgataataatgatatgtCAGTATTAGGTGCTGTTCTTTTGTTCATTGGATATGTAATATTTTGCGTAGCCATAGATG ctTTAGTAATTTACTTAGTTGCACCTGTCGTTGTTCACTGTCGTCAACTTTCCGAGATGAAAAGAAATCAATTGTCACAAAGTGCTTAA
- the LOC122847826 gene encoding uncharacterized protein LOC122847826, producing MANFYVYYSLIQGVRKQEPRKMYLWIYLTYISLIIGAIFIVLSLIVLFVLAVSEKSMEYGLGFISLFLIMAILAGLFYYGFSSVVTHCQDLILIQSGQQILTP from the exons ATGgctaatttttatgtttactaTTCATTGATTCAAGGTGTTAGAAag cAAGAACCAAGAAAAATGTACTTGTGGATTTATCTAACTTATATTAGTCTTATTATTGgtgcaatttttattgtattgtcTCTTATTGTATTGTTTGTACTTGCGGTATCAGAAAAATCAATGGAATATGGTTTAGGATTCATTTCcttgtttttaataatggcTATACTTGCAG gtCTTTTTTACTATGGTTTTTCATCGGTTGTCACTCATTGTCAGGATCTCATTTTGATTCAATCAGGTCAACAAATACTTACtccctaa
- the LOC122860870 gene encoding uncharacterized protein LOC122860870 — protein sequence MTDIKLQYIPHMTTNSCCCFSSKRGCLIIGYFGAIMLALNAAILLINAVTAYDGSSKFILLILSAGISMAEVYAHCLLIQGVEEKEPRKMYLWIYIDYICLIVGTLLIGLCIILLTAVLISRNSEDFSDREKEPTSPSVYFLCLLAIAGVVGIKYHFFAAVVTHCQDLISMKSRERIYTP from the exons atgacggacataaaattacaatatattcCTCac ATGACTACAAATTCATGCTGttgtttttcatcaaaaagaGGATGTTTGATTATTGGATATTTTGGTGCT aTTATGTTAGCACTAAACGCCgctatattattaataaatgcaGTAACAGCGTATGATGGTTCATCTAAGTTCATTTTGCTTATTTTATCTGCAGGAATTTCTATGGCAGAAGTTTATGCTCACTGTTTATTGATTCAAGGTGTTGAAGag aaagaaCCAAGGAAAATGTACTTGTGGATTTATATAGATTATATTTGTCTTATTGTTGGTACATTATTGATTGGATTATGTATTATTCTTTTAACTGCAGTTTTGATATCAAGAAACTCTGAAGATTTTTCTGATAGAGAAAAAGAACCCACATCACCTTCTgtctattttttatgtttattagcTATAGCAGGAGTTGTAG gtATTAAATATCACTTTTTTGCGGCAGTTGTCACTCATTGTCAAGATCTTATTTCGATGAAATCACGTGAACGAATCTATACTccctaa
- the LOC122860873 gene encoding uncharacterized protein LOC122860873 produces the protein MDKPSLRGIPKINVSFFCCLNQKTASLIIGCLTFLSTLISIIHITVEIHRIPDGDLLAELKWFIPICIVLYCSSFGALYICYLLIRGILQDEPKHMLPWIYTSFASLIMTFIFMTFIIVLITFARVKQATSIDFIIFCTILFILILGFLGYLWAIVVTYCRKLILSQQNNTPQHRRLLN, from the exons ATGGATAAACCATCATTGCGAGGTATTCCCAAG atcaatgtatcatttttttgttgtctcAATCAAAAAACAGCGAGTTTAATTATTGGATGTTTGACATTT CTTTCAACGTTGATATCGATAATCCATATTACCGTTGAGATACACAGAATTCCAGATGGAGATTTATTGGCGGAATTAAAATGGTTTATTCCAATATGTATTGTATTATATTGTTCATCTTTTGGagctttatatatatgttatttacTGATACGAGGTATTTTACAG gaTGAACCAAAACACATGTTACCCTGGATATACACTAGTTTTGCAAGTTTAATTatgacatttatatttatgacttttataattgttttaataacatttgcAAGAGTTAAACAAGCCACgagtattgattttattatattttgcacAATACTATTCATCCTAATATTag GTTTTTTAGGATACTTGTGGGCTATTGTTGTCACTTACTGTCGAAAACTTATTTTatcacaacaaaataatacacCACAACATAGAAGACtgcttaattaa
- the LOC122860874 gene encoding uncharacterized protein LOC122860874 gives MADVSLPCIPRMNTNSCCCFNARTGCLIISVLGIIGSILSVIQNTILILNDDKTENKGALLAISFLINLPSIIIHYLLFRGVTQEKPKLMYPWIYLSFVGLILSVALTIIGSIGFLVAGKSSNGQNPIMLVIGFVIMMIIFIGISYHFFSAVVTHCQHLIFNRNNQSNQIRQRP, from the exons atggctgatGTCTCATTACCATGTATTCCTCGG aTGAATACTAATTCATGCTGTTGTTTCAACGCACGAACTGgatgtttaattattagtgTATTGGGAATc attggATCTATATTATCAGTTATCCAAAATACAATACTAATACtcaatgatgataaaacagaaaataaaGGAGCTTTACTTGCTATatcttttttgataaatctaccatcaataataattcattatttattatttcgaggTGTTACACAg gAAAAACCAAAATTAATGTATCCATGGATTTATCTGTCTTTTGTCGGTCTTATTTTAAGTGTTGCATTAACAATTATTGGATCTATTGGATTTTTAGTTGCTGGAAAATCCTCGAATGGACAAAATCCAATTATGCTTGTAATTGGCTTTGTTATCatgatgattatatttattg gtatttcttatcattttttttcagctgttGTTACTCATTGTCAACATCTTATTTTTAATcgaaataatcaatcaaaCCAAATACGTCAAAGACCTTAG
- the LOC122847827 gene encoding semaphorin-2A-like: MTLKNFEVSLNDSVNWKSPFSLKCSVARTRKATALMDPNGITLYSGVPRFNKSDYYSPSIFRTNFKLKNKGVLDPIDIQTSQNYKRIWPHGDEDYVGSFYVDHQVLFFFQETGSVDENKKIQIIDEISAETHRGHSDIPGGAETYFRVARVCKKDKGTSKKPRTWSTYAKARLNCSSFETMRICVFHIDDINRAFDGDFMKIYYKNNALSDPVNIPQARPKLCQENLKNYHSTSGDYSTMDTVIEPLMDGPIFELKNEQSYLTKIVADKISKSVCGNVVDLTVIYAGTSQGEVYKIIQWTEQGKIITKLQDKFQAIPEDEEIKAMEISSKHQSIYVASARRVKQINMKISEDLIKSLFNLKC; this comes from the exons ATGACACTG aaaaattttgaagtCAGTTTAAATGATAGCGTCAATTGGAAATCACCTTTTTCGCTTAAATGTAGTGTTGCCAGAACTCGTAAGGCAACAGCATTGATGGATCCAAATGGAATTACACTTTATTCAGGTGTACCTCGCTTCAATAAAAGCGACTATTATTCACCATCTATATTTcgaacaaattttaaattgaaaaataaggGTGTTTTAGATCCAATTGATATTCAAACATCACAAAATTATAAACGCATATGGCCACAtg gTGATGAAGATTATGTAGGATCATTTTATGTTGATcaccaagttttattttttttccaagaaacTGGGAGTGttgatgagaataaaaaaatacaaattattgaCGAAATTTCTGCGGAAACCCACA GAGGACATTCTGATATACCTGGAGGAGCCGAAACATATTTTCGAGTTGCAAGAGTTTGCAAAAAAGATAAGGGAACATCAAAAAAACCACGAACTTGGAGCACATATGCAAAAGCTAGACTCAACTGTTCATCATTCGAAACAAtga GAATTTGTGTATTTCATATTGATGATATCAACAGGGCATTTGATGgtgattttatgaaaatatattataaaaataatgcattATCAGATCCAGTCAATATTCCCCAAGCAAGACCAAAACTTtgtcaagaaaatttaaaaaactatcatAGTACAAGTGGTGATTATTCAACCATGGATACAGTGATTGAGCCATTAATGGATGGACCaatatttgaattgaaaaacgAGCAATCATATCTTACAAAAATTGTTGCTGATAAAATTAGTAAAAGTGTTTGTGGCAATGTTGTTGATTTAACAGTTATTTATGCTGGAACAA gtCAAGGtgaagtttataaaattattcaatggaCTGAGCAgggaaaaattataacaaaattacaAGATAAATTTCAAGCAATTCCTGAAGATGAGGAAATAAAAGCCATGGAAATATCATCAAAGCATCAATCAATTTATGTTGCTTCAGCTCGTAGagttaaacaaattaatatgaaaataagtGAGGACTTGATAAAGAGTCTATTTAATCTTAAGTGTTAA